A genomic region of Deinococcus sp. KSM4-11 contains the following coding sequences:
- a CDS encoding carbohydrate kinase family protein: MTRPLLVCGNANLETVLGLEGEFLPVQGDAVTDRLSVNVSGVGVNLVRGLSRLGSPVRFVTLLGNDVAGRTVRQELDGIEWHAMPVRATAQTLALVRPDGRHTFYRDIKGNEQADTPVAAFRAALPGCGAALLTNIGWTRDLLPVARAAGVPIQTDVHEISSVDAPYDQPYLDAADVLLFSAARLTDPAGFLLALRECCRAHVIIAGLGEGGALLLERGADRVHHQPAFRVVATHRGGAGDALAAAFAHFLFTRGHDPREALRLACAAAALKLRGKGSGEGHATEAEVRALAG; encoded by the coding sequence ATGACCCGTCCCCTGCTGGTGTGCGGCAACGCAAATCTGGAGACCGTGCTGGGTCTGGAGGGCGAGTTCCTGCCCGTTCAGGGCGACGCGGTCACGGATCGCCTGAGCGTGAACGTCAGCGGAGTGGGGGTCAACCTCGTGCGTGGCCTGTCCCGGCTGGGCAGTCCGGTGCGGTTCGTCACCCTACTGGGGAACGACGTGGCAGGTCGCACCGTCCGGCAGGAACTGGACGGAATCGAGTGGCACGCCATGCCCGTCCGGGCCACCGCGCAGACGCTCGCGCTGGTGCGCCCGGACGGTCGGCACACCTTCTACCGGGACATCAAGGGAAACGAGCAGGCCGACACGCCAGTGGCCGCGTTCCGGGCGGCCCTCCCCGGCTGCGGCGCGGCCCTGCTCACGAACATCGGCTGGACGCGCGACCTGCTGCCCGTGGCGCGGGCGGCGGGCGTGCCCATCCAGACAGACGTGCACGAGATCTCCAGCGTGGACGCTCCGTACGACCAGCCGTACCTCGACGCGGCGGACGTGCTGCTGTTCAGCGCGGCGCGGCTCACGGATCCGGCAGGCTTCCTGCTGGCCCTGCGGGAGTGCTGCCGGGCACACGTGATCATTGCCGGGCTGGGCGAAGGCGGGGCGCTGCTGCTGGAACGCGGCGCCGACCGTGTGCACCATCAGCCCGCGTTTCGCGTGGTCGCCACACACCGGGGCGGCGCGGGCGATGCCCTGGCCGCCGCGTTCGCGCACTTCCTGTTCACACGCGGGCACGATCCGCGCGAGGCGCTGCGGTTGGCGTGTGCTGCGGCGGCCCTGAAACTGCGCGGGAAGGGCAGCGGCGAGGGCCACGCGACCGAGGCGGAAGTGCGGGCGCTGGCGGGCTAA
- a CDS encoding MmcQ/YjbR family DNA-binding protein: protein MHSIADLRAACAALPHSQETFPFGMTTLVLKVAGKVYALTDVNGDPLTLSLKVRPERGDELRASYDAIVPGYHLNKRHWITVTLDGRVPDGLVRELLAGSHALVVKGLTRATRAELGL from the coding sequence ATGCACTCGATTGCCGACCTTCGCGCCGCGTGTGCCGCGCTGCCGCACTCGCAGGAGACCTTCCCGTTCGGCATGACCACCCTGGTGCTCAAGGTGGCTGGCAAGGTGTACGCCCTGACCGACGTGAACGGCGATCCCCTGACCCTCTCGCTGAAGGTGCGTCCGGAACGCGGCGACGAGCTGCGCGCCTCCTACGACGCGATCGTTCCCGGCTACCACCTGAACAAACGGCACTGGATCACCGTGACCCTCGACGGCCGCGTGCCCGACGGACTGGTGCGCGAGCTGCTGGCGGGAAGCCATGCCCTGGTCGTGAAGGGCCTGACGCGCGCCACGCGGGCGGAACTGGGCCTGTGA